In one window of Fictibacillus phosphorivorans DNA:
- the mfd gene encoding transcription-repair coupling factor translates to MLGLKKYFSQGEDFKSIMDGINGGLKEQLVAGLSGSARTMLISSLHENTGKPQLVVTHNLFQAQKLYEDLTSLLSEDEVYLYPVNDLISSEMAISSPELKSQRIEALNQLSRSFKGVIITPVAGLRRYLPPVEVWKKAGLAFQVGEDIDSDEILKKLVAMGYERSSMVQTPGEFSVRGGIIDIYPLTEKNPVRIELFDTEIDSIRYFEAETQRSQDKVKAISIAPAEELILFDEHYNNAADRIDAKLASTLKNIKDDALKETLVENISYETGRLREKQQFQSMYKYASLFYDEPASLLQYISPNSLVVMDEIGRIQETSQQLDKEEAEWQTALLEHGELVQDLTISPDTNGLLGDKKAFPIIYLSLFLRHVPHTQPQNILNVECKSMQNFHGQMNVLKGEMDRWKKLGFAIVFVAMNKERANRLESVLADYEMDAGIIAADQNIQPKTSQILLGDLGSGFESVKQKLVVITEEEVFTKKAKRPARKQKMTNAERIKSYSELKVGDYVVHVNHGIGKYLGIETLEIKGVHKDYLHIKYSGNDKLYVPVEQIDQVQKYVGSEGKEPKIYSLGGSDWKKVKSRVKSSVQDIADDLIKLYAEREASRGYAFAEDGAEQSEFEGSFPYQETDDQLRAIEEIKKDMESVRPMDRLLCGDVGYGKTEVAIRAAFKAIMDGKQVAFLVPTTILAQQHFETFRERFSEFPITIGSLSRFRSKKEQNEVLKGLKAGTVDIAIGTHRLLSKDVQYKDLGLLIIDEEQRFGVTHKEKIKTLKSNVDVLTLTATPIPRTLHMSMLGVRDLSVIETPPENRFPVQTYVMDYNGSLVREAIEREMGRGGQVYFLYNRVDSIERMAEQISMLVPDCRVAYAHGQMSENELESVMLEFLEGNYDVLVSTTIIETGVDIPNVNTLIVYDADKMGLSQLYQLRGRVGRSNRVAYAYFTYQRDKVLTEVAEKRLQAIKEFTELGSGFKIAMRDLSIRGAGNLLGAQQHGFIDSVGFDLYSQMLEEAIQERKGNKPKEVEEDVDLNIEVDAYIPTNYIGDEKQKIEMYKHVRAAKALKDISDLQEEFVDRFGDYPVEVECLLLVAGIKLRAKREGVKLIEQKQDTVNMILNEKTTSSLDGGKMFEIANKIGRHVNLGMQGNLMKVIINRKRVKDLDLLKQIDLFLKEMKHARKEKTTNTP, encoded by the coding sequence ATGCTTGGATTGAAGAAATATTTTAGTCAGGGAGAAGACTTTAAGTCCATAATGGATGGCATCAACGGAGGACTGAAAGAACAACTCGTCGCTGGTCTTTCAGGCTCTGCTCGAACGATGCTGATCAGCAGTCTTCACGAGAATACAGGTAAACCTCAACTCGTTGTCACCCATAATCTATTTCAAGCACAAAAACTTTATGAAGATCTAACTTCTCTTTTATCTGAAGATGAAGTTTATTTATATCCTGTAAATGATCTCATTTCATCTGAGATGGCTATATCGAGTCCTGAATTAAAAAGCCAAAGAATTGAGGCTTTAAATCAGCTGAGTCGATCTTTTAAAGGTGTCATCATCACGCCGGTTGCAGGGCTAAGACGATATTTGCCACCCGTTGAGGTGTGGAAAAAAGCAGGTCTTGCTTTTCAGGTAGGAGAAGATATCGATTCGGATGAGATCTTGAAAAAATTAGTTGCGATGGGTTATGAACGTTCATCGATGGTTCAAACACCAGGAGAATTTAGTGTGCGTGGTGGAATTATAGATATTTATCCACTTACTGAAAAGAATCCTGTTCGAATCGAGCTTTTTGATACAGAGATTGACTCTATTCGATACTTTGAAGCAGAAACACAGCGTTCTCAGGATAAAGTAAAGGCCATTTCTATTGCACCAGCTGAAGAACTTATTCTTTTTGATGAACATTATAACAACGCTGCAGACCGCATAGATGCGAAGTTGGCATCTACTTTAAAAAATATTAAAGATGATGCCCTTAAAGAAACACTAGTTGAAAATATCAGCTATGAAACAGGTAGATTGCGTGAAAAGCAGCAGTTTCAAAGCATGTATAAATACGCATCTCTCTTTTACGATGAACCGGCGAGCCTTTTGCAATACATTTCACCTAACAGTTTAGTGGTTATGGATGAGATCGGCCGCATTCAAGAAACGAGTCAGCAGCTTGATAAAGAAGAGGCAGAATGGCAGACAGCACTTCTTGAGCATGGAGAGCTGGTACAGGACCTTACGATTTCGCCTGATACGAACGGTTTGCTTGGTGATAAAAAGGCGTTCCCTATTATCTATTTATCCCTGTTCTTAAGACATGTTCCTCATACACAGCCTCAAAATATTTTAAACGTAGAATGTAAGAGCATGCAGAATTTCCACGGTCAGATGAATGTTTTAAAAGGTGAGATGGACCGTTGGAAGAAACTTGGATTTGCGATCGTTTTTGTAGCGATGAACAAAGAGCGGGCGAACCGATTAGAAAGTGTACTTGCAGATTATGAGATGGATGCAGGTATCATTGCAGCGGATCAGAACATTCAGCCGAAAACGAGTCAGATCTTACTAGGAGACCTTGGAAGCGGATTTGAATCTGTGAAGCAAAAGCTTGTTGTTATCACAGAAGAAGAAGTCTTTACGAAAAAAGCGAAACGTCCTGCACGAAAACAGAAGATGACGAACGCAGAGCGGATCAAGAGCTACTCCGAACTAAAAGTAGGCGATTACGTCGTTCACGTGAATCACGGGATCGGTAAGTACTTAGGGATTGAAACGCTTGAGATCAAAGGGGTTCATAAAGATTACCTGCATATTAAATATTCCGGAAATGACAAGCTGTATGTTCCGGTTGAACAGATCGATCAAGTTCAGAAGTATGTGGGTTCTGAAGGCAAAGAACCTAAGATCTATTCGCTAGGCGGCAGTGATTGGAAGAAAGTGAAGAGCAGGGTTAAATCTTCTGTTCAAGATATTGCAGATGATCTGATCAAGCTTTATGCAGAGCGTGAAGCAAGTAGAGGCTATGCTTTTGCAGAAGATGGTGCCGAACAGAGTGAGTTTGAGGGAAGCTTTCCTTATCAAGAAACGGACGATCAGCTTCGTGCCATCGAAGAGATCAAAAAAGACATGGAAAGCGTCCGTCCGATGGACCGTCTTCTTTGTGGAGATGTGGGTTATGGAAAAACGGAAGTGGCGATTCGTGCTGCGTTTAAAGCTATCATGGACGGTAAACAAGTAGCATTCCTTGTTCCTACTACAATTTTAGCTCAGCAGCATTTTGAAACGTTTCGTGAGCGGTTTTCTGAGTTTCCCATCACGATTGGAAGCTTAAGTCGTTTTCGATCTAAAAAAGAGCAGAATGAAGTGTTGAAAGGCTTAAAAGCAGGAACGGTCGATATCGCGATTGGAACACATCGTCTCCTTTCTAAAGATGTTCAATATAAAGATCTAGGCTTGCTCATCATTGATGAAGAGCAGCGTTTCGGCGTTACGCACAAAGAAAAGATCAAAACACTAAAATCTAATGTGGATGTACTTACGTTAACGGCAACGCCTATTCCGCGTACACTCCACATGTCGATGCTGGGTGTTCGCGATCTATCTGTTATTGAAACACCTCCTGAGAATCGTTTCCCGGTCCAGACGTATGTGATGGACTATAATGGTTCGCTTGTTCGAGAAGCGATTGAACGAGAGATGGGTCGCGGCGGTCAAGTGTATTTCTTATACAACCGAGTAGATTCGATCGAACGAATGGCAGAGCAAATATCAATGCTTGTCCCAGATTGCCGTGTTGCTTATGCTCACGGTCAGATGTCTGAGAATGAACTTGAAAGTGTGATGCTGGAGTTTTTAGAAGGAAACTATGATGTGTTAGTATCCACAACGATCATCGAGACAGGTGTGGACATTCCTAATGTAAACACATTAATCGTGTACGATGCGGATAAGATGGGACTCTCCCAGCTTTACCAGCTAAGAGGACGTGTCGGTCGTTCAAACCGTGTCGCTTATGCGTATTTCACGTATCAACGAGATAAAGTTTTAACAGAAGTAGCGGAAAAACGTCTGCAAGCCATAAAAGAATTTACAGAGTTGGGATCAGGCTTTAAGATAGCGATGCGAGATCTTTCTATTCGGGGCGCGGGTAATCTCTTAGGTGCTCAGCAACATGGATTTATCGACTCTGTCGGGTTTGATCTGTACTCGCAGATGCTGGAAGAAGCTATACAAGAAAGAAAAGGTAACAAACCGAAAGAAGTGGAAGAAGACGTTGACCTTAACATCGAAGTCGACGCTTATATTCCGACGAATTATATCGGTGACGAAAAGCAAAAGATCGAGATGTACAAACACGTACGTGCAGCAAAAGCTTTAAAAGACATATCCGACTTACAAGAGGAATTTGTTGATCGTTTCGGTGACTACCCAGTAGAAGTGGAATGTTTACTTTTAGTAGCAGGCATTAAACTCCGCGCGAAACGAGAAGGCGTTAAGTTGATCGAGCAGAAGCAGGATACGGTGAACATGATTCTAAACGAGAAGACAACTTCATCGCTTGATGGAGGAAAGATGTTCGAGATCGCCAATAAGATCGGCCGTCATGTGAATCTCGGCATGCAGGGTAACCTGATGAAGGTGATTATTAATCGTAAACGAGTTAAAGATTTGGATCTGTTGAAACAGATCGATCTTTTCCTAAAAGAAATGAAGCATGCTAGGAAAGAAAAGACAACAAATACACCATAA
- a CDS encoding anti-sigma-F factor Fin family protein yields MAIHYRCRHCKTHVGTIDHHTVNAAQLGFETLSNEERQELLSYKENGDIEVTTTCEDCQDTLERNPEYHTLKSFIQ; encoded by the coding sequence ATGGCTATTCATTACCGGTGCAGGCATTGTAAAACACATGTGGGTACGATTGATCACCATACTGTGAATGCAGCACAACTTGGATTTGAAACATTAAGTAACGAAGAACGGCAGGAATTACTCTCCTATAAAGAGAATGGAGATATAGAAGTTACAACGACATGTGAGGATTGTCAGGATACGCTAGAACGTAATCCGGAGTATCATACGCTGAAATCCTTTATTCAATAA
- the mazG gene encoding nucleoside triphosphate pyrophosphohydrolase, which yields MTKKITIIGLGAGDLDQMTLGIYRMLESAEKVYVRTIHHPAIEELMKQGKQFVAFDEVYEKHDQFEPVYEEIAETLFKQAEIEGHVLYAVPGHPLVAEQAVQILLHKSESRGIEVSVAGGKSFLDEMYTALKIDPIEGCQILDGTSLKKDEVQIRHHLVIVQVYDNFIASEVKLTLMDKYPDDYEVTIVTAAGSAEESIKVVPLYELDQSVTLNNLTAVYVPPVKEEEMLYRDFAFLKNVIARLRGPGGCPWDQKQTHVTLKKYLIEEAYEVLEAIDEEDDDALAEELGDVLLQVLLHAQIGEDEGFFVLEDVIETLTEKMIRRHPHVFSDVSLEDADQVVANWDAIKSQEAGKEDRDSLLDGVPKGIPAIQKAFLYQKKAAKVGFDWKEVEPVVDKILEELREFQEAEGDEQQKELGDLLFSVVNLARFYKIDPEEALNETNRKFKKRFHYIEQELKKQNLSFEDVTLEEMDRLWNEAK from the coding sequence ATGACGAAGAAGATTACGATTATCGGGTTAGGTGCAGGAGATTTAGACCAGATGACACTGGGCATCTATCGCATGTTAGAATCAGCTGAAAAAGTTTATGTACGTACGATTCATCACCCCGCGATTGAAGAATTAATGAAGCAAGGAAAGCAATTCGTCGCGTTTGATGAAGTCTATGAAAAACATGATCAGTTTGAGCCAGTGTACGAAGAAATTGCCGAAACCCTATTTAAACAAGCTGAGATAGAAGGTCATGTCCTTTATGCTGTGCCAGGTCATCCGTTAGTCGCGGAGCAAGCGGTGCAGATTCTTCTTCATAAGAGCGAGAGTAGAGGAATCGAGGTTTCGGTAGCAGGCGGAAAGAGTTTCCTTGATGAAATGTATACGGCACTCAAGATTGACCCGATTGAAGGCTGCCAGATCCTTGATGGAACTTCATTAAAAAAAGACGAGGTTCAGATCAGGCATCACCTTGTTATCGTGCAAGTGTACGACAACTTTATCGCTTCTGAAGTAAAGCTGACATTAATGGATAAGTATCCAGACGATTATGAAGTAACGATCGTTACAGCAGCAGGAAGTGCTGAGGAATCTATTAAAGTAGTACCACTATACGAGCTAGATCAGTCTGTAACATTGAATAACTTAACCGCTGTGTATGTTCCTCCCGTAAAAGAAGAGGAGATGCTATACAGAGACTTTGCTTTCTTAAAAAACGTTATTGCTCGATTGCGCGGTCCTGGAGGCTGTCCTTGGGATCAGAAGCAAACGCATGTGACGTTAAAGAAGTATTTGATCGAGGAAGCTTATGAAGTGCTAGAAGCGATTGATGAAGAAGATGACGATGCTCTGGCTGAAGAATTAGGAGATGTGCTGCTTCAAGTTCTACTTCATGCACAGATTGGGGAAGATGAAGGTTTCTTTGTTCTAGAAGATGTGATCGAAACGTTAACCGAAAAGATGATCCGTCGCCATCCGCACGTTTTTAGCGATGTTTCTCTAGAGGACGCAGATCAGGTTGTTGCGAATTGGGATGCGATCAAATCACAAGAAGCAGGAAAAGAAGATCGTGATTCTTTATTAGATGGCGTACCAAAAGGAATTCCAGCTATCCAAAAAGCGTTTCTTTATCAAAAAAAGGCAGCGAAAGTTGGCTTCGATTGGAAAGAAGTTGAACCGGTAGTCGATAAGATCTTAGAAGAACTAAGAGAGTTTCAAGAAGCTGAGGGCGATGAACAGCAAAAAGAATTAGGAGATCTGTTGTTCTCTGTCGTGAATCTAGCGCGTTTTTACAAGATTGATCCGGAAGAAGCTCTAAATGAAACAAACCGTAAATTCAAGAAGCGTTTTCACTACATCGAGCAGGAACTCAAGAAGCAAAATCTTTCGTTTGAGGACGTCACATTAGAAGAAATGGACCGTCTTTGGAACGAGGCAAAATAA
- the pth gene encoding aminoacyl-tRNA hydrolase, translated as MKLFIGLGNPGSRFDGTRHNIGFEVIDTLSDSLNIPLQQTKFKGLYGTGNVNGEKVFLLKPLTYMNLSGECIGPFMDYFQIPLEDMIVVYDDLDTIPGKLRLRTKGSAGGHNGIKSMIAHLGTQEFKRIRFGIGRPTNQQPVPDFVLNRFSKEESVDIEHGIDRSVKACEAFIETTFDKVMNKFNG; from the coding sequence GTGAAATTGTTTATTGGGCTCGGGAACCCCGGATCTCGTTTTGATGGTACCCGGCATAATATAGGCTTTGAAGTTATTGATACATTATCAGACTCCTTAAACATCCCCCTGCAACAAACAAAGTTCAAAGGACTTTACGGAACAGGTAATGTTAATGGAGAAAAAGTATTCTTATTAAAACCTCTAACGTATATGAATTTATCTGGAGAATGTATAGGACCTTTCATGGATTATTTTCAGATTCCATTAGAAGACATGATCGTCGTGTACGATGACCTTGATACGATTCCCGGAAAACTAAGACTTCGTACAAAGGGAAGTGCAGGCGGGCATAACGGTATTAAATCCATGATTGCTCACCTTGGCACGCAAGAATTTAAAAGAATCCGATTTGGTATCGGACGTCCTACGAACCAACAACCAGTTCCAGACTTCGTATTGAACCGTTTTTCTAAAGAGGAATCCGTAGATATCGAACATGGTATCGACCGATCTGTGAAAGCATGTGAAGCTTTTATAGAAACAACGTTTGATAAAGTTATGAATAAGTTTAACGGCTAA
- the spoVT gene encoding stage V sporulation protein T, with the protein MKATGIVRRIDDLGRVVIPKEIRRTLRIREGDPLEIFVDRDGEVILKKYSPINELGDFAKEYAESLADSTGHVVLIADRDTYIAVAGGSKKDYHNKSIGKVVEASMSDRKTLVEPNGTEAELIDGIKENTSHVIAPIIAGGDPIGAVVMIGKEGKKLTELEQKLSETAAGFLARQMEQ; encoded by the coding sequence ATGAAAGCAACTGGTATTGTTCGACGTATTGATGACCTCGGGCGCGTAGTTATTCCAAAAGAAATCCGCAGAACACTTCGGATTCGTGAGGGAGACCCGCTTGAGATCTTTGTAGACCGAGATGGAGAGGTCATTTTAAAGAAATATTCTCCAATCAATGAGCTTGGTGATTTTGCAAAAGAATATGCAGAAAGCCTTGCAGACAGTACAGGTCATGTTGTGTTAATTGCTGACCGTGATACATACATTGCGGTAGCTGGCGGATCCAAGAAAGATTATCACAATAAAAGCATCGGTAAAGTAGTAGAAGCTTCTATGAGTGACAGAAAGACGTTAGTAGAGCCGAACGGAACGGAAGCTGAGCTGATCGATGGGATTAAAGAAAACACTTCTCACGTGATCGCGCCGATCATCGCAGGTGGAGATCCGATCGGAGCTGTTGTTATGATTGGTAAAGAAGGAAAGAAACTTACCGAACTTGAGCAAAAACTTTCTGAAACAGCAGCTGGATTTTTAGCAAGGCAGATGGAGCAATAA
- a CDS encoding putative polysaccharide biosynthesis protein, translated as MKTKNYSVWEGAMLLTAAAIIVKLLSVVYRIPYQNMTGDFGFYVFQQAYPFYAIAVAIAFTGFPMALSKIIVSEKNNDDHLIKTAAWTSVMLGLISFLFLFLAAPFIAEWMGDRRLELPIKVISVLFLFIPLSAFFRGTYQGFGDMQLTAVSQLIEQTIRVSGILLLSYYFVSKGYSSYETGAAALSGSVVGAISSGLFLLYFWKKGVANRYSSKAKFRFSYAAELLKTSIYLSLSALILALMQLVDAFLFVNVWIESGMDAYDAKLLKGVFDRGQPLLQLGTVLAASVALAVVPEMASLVAEEKQKEIRTLAKLSVKISIIFGGAAAIGLIFIMKHLNVMLFKNDDGSLALAILCISIIFVSIIYTTTGLLQGIGHGRFAAYTVLIAVLIKIIGNVVLIPSFGMEGAAGSTVLATMAAAIAQLMKLQFVTKFLTGSRKTTLLTLITSLILMGAGVWTWIYMSENYLFTADTRFEAMLISISASFIGAVIYIICILVFKIFSQNEWNSVFHSIGFIQKVFKRLKKRRP; from the coding sequence ATGAAAACAAAGAACTATTCCGTGTGGGAAGGGGCTATGCTGCTGACTGCAGCTGCCATTATCGTAAAATTACTCAGCGTCGTCTATCGGATTCCCTATCAGAACATGACGGGTGATTTTGGTTTTTATGTGTTTCAGCAAGCCTATCCGTTTTATGCGATAGCCGTTGCAATTGCTTTTACGGGTTTTCCGATGGCTCTGTCAAAAATAATCGTATCTGAGAAAAACAATGACGATCATTTGATCAAAACTGCGGCGTGGACTTCTGTTATGTTAGGTTTAATATCGTTCTTATTCTTATTTTTAGCAGCGCCATTTATCGCAGAATGGATGGGAGACAGGCGTCTAGAACTGCCGATTAAAGTCATATCAGTTCTTTTTCTGTTTATTCCGCTTTCCGCCTTTTTTAGAGGAACCTATCAGGGGTTCGGTGACATGCAACTGACTGCAGTTTCGCAGTTGATTGAACAGACTATAAGAGTTTCAGGCATCTTACTTTTATCTTATTATTTTGTCTCAAAAGGATATTCCAGCTATGAAACAGGAGCAGCGGCACTCTCAGGATCGGTTGTGGGTGCAATCTCATCAGGCTTGTTTCTTCTTTATTTTTGGAAAAAAGGTGTAGCGAACCGATATAGCTCTAAAGCAAAATTTAGATTTTCATATGCCGCAGAACTGTTAAAAACGAGCATCTATTTGTCATTAAGCGCACTAATTTTAGCGTTGATGCAGCTCGTTGATGCGTTTCTTTTCGTTAACGTTTGGATAGAAAGCGGCATGGATGCTTATGATGCGAAACTACTGAAAGGTGTGTTTGACCGGGGTCAACCCCTACTTCAGTTAGGAACCGTGTTAGCTGCATCAGTGGCACTTGCTGTTGTGCCGGAGATGGCATCACTTGTAGCAGAAGAGAAACAAAAAGAGATTCGAACGCTTGCCAAGCTCTCTGTGAAAATTTCTATCATTTTTGGCGGGGCAGCAGCAATCGGGCTTATCTTTATTATGAAACACCTCAATGTTATGCTATTTAAAAATGATGATGGATCGCTTGCTCTTGCAATCCTCTGCATTTCAATTATTTTCGTATCCATCATCTATACGACCACAGGACTTTTACAAGGAATCGGTCATGGTCGGTTTGCGGCATATACCGTTCTTATCGCGGTATTGATAAAAATTATTGGCAACGTGGTGCTCATTCCTTCTTTCGGCATGGAAGGAGCAGCCGGGTCTACCGTTCTGGCCACTATGGCTGCGGCGATCGCACAACTAATGAAGCTTCAGTTTGTTACGAAGTTTCTAACCGGAAGCAGAAAAACAACACTCCTTACACTAATCACCTCTCTGATTTTGATGGGTGCAGGTGTATGGACATGGATCTATATGTCGGAAAACTATTTATTCACGGCAGATACTCGCTTTGAAGCCATGCTGATCAGTATCAGTGCTTCATTTATTGGTGCAGTGATCTATATTATCTGTATCTTAGTATTTAAAATATTTTCTCAAAATGAATGGAACTCCGTCTTTCATTCTATTGGTTTTATTCAGAAGGTGTTTAAACGTCTTAAAAAAAGGAGACCATGA
- the yabQ gene encoding spore cortex biosynthesis protein YabQ: protein MTLTVQFETMLSMVLMGIWIGMAVDTYSRFIHEKRKWHWLHFLNDLMFWLVQALLVFYVLLHVNHAEIRFYIFIALICGYAAYRALFERIYKKILEWMVSAVTSLFRFVYRLLNSLIVMPIKWLIMLISAILLYVLNILRKIIMVLFMILFSPFKWVGRLIWRFIPKQKWYNLKEKYSKLAGFFISAKNKVSNWKGKKK, encoded by the coding sequence ATGACCTTAACCGTACAGTTTGAAACGATGCTCTCTATGGTCCTCATGGGTATATGGATCGGAATGGCTGTCGATACGTACAGCCGATTCATTCATGAGAAGCGAAAGTGGCATTGGCTCCATTTCTTAAACGATCTGATGTTTTGGTTGGTACAGGCTTTGCTGGTCTTTTATGTTCTTCTGCACGTGAATCACGCGGAGATTCGATTCTATATTTTTATTGCTCTCATTTGCGGATATGCGGCGTACCGAGCACTCTTTGAACGAATCTATAAAAAGATACTTGAGTGGATGGTATCAGCGGTCACCTCACTTTTCCGTTTCGTATACCGTTTACTTAACTCTTTAATCGTTATGCCGATAAAATGGTTAATTATGCTCATATCCGCTATTCTTTTATACGTACTTAACATCTTGCGGAAAATTATTATGGTACTATTCATGATTCTTTTTTCTCCTTTTAAATGGGTTGGAAGACTCATATGGCGTTTCATACCAAAGCAAAAATGGTATAATTTAAAAGAGAAATATTCAAAATTAGCAGGGTTTTTCATTTCTGCGAAGAATAAAGTCAGCAATTGGAAGGGAAAAAAGAAGTAA
- a CDS encoding HU family DNA-binding protein produces MNKNELVTNISEKSGLTKKDVETVVNGVIDEITSALKDGDKVQFVGFGTFETRERSSRTGRNPQTGKEIQIPAATVPAFKAGNKLKEAVK; encoded by the coding sequence ATGAACAAAAATGAATTGGTAACAAATATCTCAGAAAAGTCAGGACTTACTAAGAAAGACGTAGAAACAGTCGTTAATGGCGTAATCGATGAAATCACTTCTGCTCTAAAAGACGGAGACAAAGTACAATTTGTTGGATTCGGAACTTTCGAAACTCGTGAGCGTTCTAGCCGTACTGGCCGCAACCCTCAAACAGGTAAAGAAATTCAAATTCCAGCAGCAACTGTTCCGGCATTCAAAGCAGGAAACAAGCTGAAAGAAGCTGTTAAGTAA
- the yabP gene encoding sporulation protein YabP — protein sequence MDQRYDLNGYNQKVSTPNHDVRMIGRKNLEITGVKQVESFDNEEFLLETTMGFLAIRGTNLKMKNLDVESGVVNIEGKVFDLVYLDQQTGEKTKGFFGKLFK from the coding sequence ATGGACCAACGATATGATCTGAATGGATATAATCAAAAAGTGAGCACACCAAACCACGATGTAAGAATGATAGGAAGAAAGAATCTAGAGATCACGGGTGTTAAGCAAGTAGAAAGTTTTGATAATGAAGAGTTCTTGCTTGAGACAACAATGGGCTTTTTAGCGATCCGCGGGACAAACTTGAAGATGAAGAATCTTGATGTAGAATCAGGTGTTGTAAATATTGAAGGAAAAGTATTCGATCTCGTTTACCTCGACCAGCAGACCGGTGAAAAGACTAAAGGTTTCTTCGGCAAACTGTTCAAATGA
- a CDS encoding RNA-binding S4 domain-containing protein, protein MRLDKFLKVSRLIKRRTVAKEISDQGRISINGLQAKASSDVKVGDELAIRFGQKLVKVKINELKDTTKKEDADNMYTVLEENRIETTE, encoded by the coding sequence ATGCGCTTAGATAAATTTCTGAAAGTCTCGCGCCTGATCAAACGGAGAACCGTGGCGAAAGAGATTTCAGATCAAGGGCGTATCTCCATTAACGGATTGCAAGCGAAGGCTTCCTCTGATGTAAAAGTAGGGGACGAGCTTGCGATACGTTTTGGTCAAAAGCTTGTGAAAGTTAAGATCAACGAGCTTAAAGATACGACAAAAAAAGAGGACGCGGATAACATGTATACCGTCCTCGAAGAAAACCGCATCGAAACGACTGAGTAA
- a CDS encoding FtsB family cell division protein: MRQKKITEIHSQYIQNKERHEQVIAKRKRGLYRRLTGAFIVFSFFAFLIITGIAEQLSLLNEKQMEQRELSDEYKALLEEKAQLKDEVNKLKDEEYIGEIARRDFFMSKPGETIFKLPE, from the coding sequence ATGCGCCAGAAAAAAATAACAGAGATTCACTCACAATACATCCAGAATAAAGAGCGTCATGAGCAAGTGATCGCTAAACGTAAGCGTGGTTTATACAGGCGCTTGACGGGGGCTTTTATCGTATTTTCCTTTTTTGCTTTTTTAATTATTACGGGTATTGCAGAACAGCTCTCCCTTTTAAATGAAAAACAGATGGAACAAAGAGAATTAAGCGACGAATATAAAGCTCTTTTAGAAGAAAAGGCACAACTTAAAGATGAAGTGAATAAACTAAAAGACGAAGAATACATTGGAGAAATCGCCAGACGAGACTTTTTTATGTCAAAACCTGGTGAAACAATCTTTAAACTTCCAGAATAA
- a CDS encoding 50S ribosomal protein L25/general stress protein Ctc — protein MATNLTVEKRNTDKRSILTELRSKGQFPANLYGYGTKAISLSVDEPEFIKAYREVGKNGVLKLKVDGKDYSVMVQDMQVHPLKNAVTHVDFLAIDLNKETEAEVPVVLTGESVGVKEGGVLQRVLATVNVKALPADFPEQLEASVEELNIGDSLSVKDLPTGKKYEILHEEDEVIASVTPPKLQDEETDVETEEADAEGDAPESSESVADDSQEEQKKDE, from the coding sequence ATGGCAACGAATCTAACAGTCGAAAAAAGAAATACAGACAAACGTTCGATCTTAACGGAATTAAGAAGTAAAGGACAGTTCCCAGCGAACCTTTATGGTTATGGAACGAAAGCTATTTCTTTATCCGTTGATGAGCCTGAATTTATTAAAGCTTACAGAGAAGTAGGAAAGAATGGCGTACTCAAATTAAAAGTAGATGGAAAAGATTATTCTGTCATGGTACAGGATATGCAAGTTCATCCTCTAAAAAATGCTGTTACGCACGTAGATTTTCTAGCAATTGACTTAAATAAAGAAACAGAAGCAGAGGTGCCGGTTGTACTAACAGGTGAATCTGTTGGTGTTAAAGAAGGTGGCGTATTGCAACGTGTACTTGCAACAGTAAACGTTAAAGCATTACCTGCTGACTTCCCAGAACAATTAGAAGCTTCTGTTGAAGAATTAAATATAGGGGATTCCTTATCAGTTAAGGACTTGCCAACAGGTAAAAAATACGAAATTCTTCACGAGGAAGACGAAGTAATTGCGAGTGTAACACCTCCAAAACTTCAAGATGAAGAAACGGACGTAGAAACAGAAGAAGCGGATGCAGAAGGAGATGCTCCAGAATCCTCTGAATCTGTTGCTGATGACAGTCAGGAAGAACAAAAGAAAGACGAATAG